A single genomic interval of Apteryx mantelli isolate bAptMan1 chromosome 19, bAptMan1.hap1, whole genome shotgun sequence harbors:
- the CHAD gene encoding chondroadherin: protein MHRSGFFLSILSLLACLASILQACPPSCHCHGGDLQHVICDNAGLRKIPKVPEQTRLLNLQKNNFPVLPTNGFRELKKLVSLHLQSSRIKEISTGAFRGLKNLVYLYLTDNQISVIKPGAFDDLSELTYLYLDQNKIPDLPKGLLSPLVNLFILHLGSNKIQELKPGVFSGAKDLRWLFLSDNSLTNLLPGALEDVENLAVLHLDKNQLSSYPVNAMSKLRVLEELKLSHNPIEVIPDNAFQSFGRYLQTLNLDNMKLQKFADNAFAGVTALKTAHLENNRLSQLPRNFPFDKMETLTLSKNAWHCNCQLAHLRKWLKGNRTRTEETCSTPAQYRGQSIRDTPALRTCKLPTKRSKKGSRH from the exons ATGCATCGGTCAGGTTTCTTCCTCAGTATCCTCAGCCTACTGGCATGCCTTGCCTCTATCCTGCAGGCATGTCCCCCAAGCTGCCACTGTCACGGCGGAGACCTGCAGCATGTCATCTGCGACAATGCTGGGCTGCGGAAGATCCCCAAGGTGCCTGAGCAAACGCGGCTTCTCAACCTGCAGAAGAACAACTTCCCCGTCCTGCCAACCAATGGCTTCCGGGAGTTGAAAAAGCTGGTGTCCCTTCACCTCCAGAGCTCGCGTATCAAGGAGATCTCAACTGGAGCCTTCCGGGGGCTCAAGAACCTGGTCTACCTCTATCTCACTGACAACCAGATCAGTGTCATAAAGCCAGGAGCCTTTGATGACCTGTCTGAGCTCACCTACCTGTACCTGGACCAGAACAAGATCCCAGACTTGCCCAAAGGGCTCCTCTCCCCTCTGGTCAACCTTTTCATCCTGCACTTAGGCAGCAATAAAATCCAGGAGCTGAAACCAGGGGTCTTCAGTGGTGCTAAAGACCTGCGCTGGCTCTTCCTCTCCGACAACTCCCTCAccaacctcctgcctggggcGCTGGAAGATGTAGAAAACCTCGCTGTCCTCCACCTGGACAAGAACCAGCTGAGCAGCTACCCTGTGAACGCAATGAGTAAGCTGAGAGTGCTGGAGGAACTGAAGCTTTCTCATAACCCGATTGAGGTCATCCCTGACAATGCCTTCCAGTCCTTTGGGCGTTACCTGCAGACACTCAACCTGGACAACATGAAACTGCAAAAG TTTGCAGACAACGCATTTGCTGGTGTGACTGCACTGAAGACTGCTCACCTCGAGAACAACCGGCTCAGCCAGCTGCCCCGCAACTTCCCCTTCGACAAAATGGAGACTCTGACGCTCTCCAAAAACGCCTGGCACTGCAACTGCCAGCTAGCACATCTGCGCAA GTGGCTGAAAGGCAACCGCACCCGCACTGAGGAGACCTGCTCCACACCAGCGCAGTACCGGGGGCAGTCGATCAGAGACACCCCTGCACTCCGCACCTGCAAGCTCCCCACCAAGAGGTCCAAGAAGGGAAGCCGCCATTAA